The DNA sequence CGCGCCCGCGAGATCGGCGACTGGCTGCTCGAGCTGCAGTCCGCCGACGGCGCGTTCCCCGGCGGCATGGGCGTCGACGGTCCGCCGGTTGTCTTCGACGTCGGCCAGATCATCTTCGGTCTCCTGGCGATTGGAGACACCGCCAGCGAGGCGGCTGCCGAACGCGCCGGCCGATGGCTGCTCACCCAGCAACGTGCCGACGGTGCCTGGCTCTCCCACTTCGACTTCCCGAACACGTACTCGTCGCGGGTCAGCTGGGCGCTGGCAGAGCTGTGGCGGGCCACCGGCGATCCGGCCATCCTCGCCGCGGTCCGCCGCTCGCTGCACTGGATCCTCCGGCAGGTCCGGCCGGACGGCTGGATCGACGGCATGGCATTCTCCGCCAGCCACACGCCGTGGACCCACACCATCGGATACGCCCTACGTGGGCTGTCCCGCTGCGCCGACCTGCTCGCCGACGATCTCGCTGAGCAGGCCCGCGCTGCGGCGGACCGGTGCGCGCGCCGCCTCGCCGAACTGGACAGCCCGTTGTACCCGCTGCTGCCGGGCGAGATCGGCCTCGGGTTCGAACCGCTGGCGGACTACGCATGCCTCACCGGCGATGCCCAGATGGTGACGATCTGGTGGGACCTGCACCGGCGAGAAGGCGACGCTGTCCTCGCGAAACGCTGCGAACAGGTGCTGGCGCGCCTGGCCGAACTGCAGGTGCGCCAGCCGCTGGAACCGGCTGCGGTGGGCGCGTTGCCGGGCTCCTTCCCGCTGACCGGGGGCTTCGAGCCGCTGGCCTTTCCCAACTGGGCCGCCAAGTTTCTGGCCGACGCGGCGATGAACGTGGTTTCCGCACGATGACCCGACGCGTACGGCGGGACACCCCGCCGTACGCGTTCACGGCACTGGTGCCGTGGTTCTGCAGGCCATCTTCACCCCGTGAGCAGCCGACGCAGCCACTGCACCCGGGCTTGCCGGGCCCCGCGCGAGACGGTCGCGTCCGGCACCCACTCGTCGAAACTGTGGAAGGCACCCGACCAGACGTGCAGCTCGGCCTGGCCACCCGCCTGCCACACCCGGCTGGCATAGTCGACCGCCTCGTCCCGCAGGGCCTCGACCGAGCCCACGTCGAGAAACATCGGCGCCAGCCCGGACAGGTCGTCGGCCCGTGCCGGAGCGACGTACTGCGAGACGTCGCCGCCTCGGCGCTCACCGAGCAGCGCGGTCCAACCGGTCAGGTTGGAGGTCCGGTCCCAGAGGCCGACACCGTCCATCTGCCGCCCCGACGGGGTCTCGCACCGGTCGTCGAGCATCGGGCACTGCAGCATCTGACCGAACAGGCGCGGTCCACCGCGATCGCGGGCCAGCAGCGCGACTCCGGCCGCCAGCCCACCGCCGGCACTGTTGCCGCTGACCACAACCCTGGAGGGGTCGAGTGACCGCCCGGCTCCGTGCTCGGCAATCCAGACGAGCCCGGCGTAGCAGTCCTCCAGCCCGGCCGGCGCCGGATGCTCGGGCGCGAGGCGATACTCCACGGCGACGACCGCGAACCCCAGCTCCTGCGCCCGGTCGAGGTCGCCGTCCAGCTCCCGGCTACGGCTGGTACCAGCCACCATGCCGCCGCCGTGGATGTGGTAGATCACGGGGAACGGACCGGGCGTCGCAGTGGGACGACAGATCAGCAGGGAGATGTCCGGCGCGCCGGGCGGCCCGGCGGCGGTCAGCTCCTCGATGTCGAACGCACCGCCCCGACGGATCTGTTCGTCGGACATCCGGCCGGCCGCCGACAGCTCCCGCCGGAAGCTGATCTGGTCTGCGGTCATGCTCGGCAGGCCGTCGAGAATGTCGCGCAGCGGTCCGGCGAGCTGCGGGTCGAACGGCGGCGGTCCGAGGGGCGAACCCACCATGGTCATGGCGCTCCTCTCAGCCCACTGCGGCACCGGCCCGGAGCAGGCCGAACGGTGGGTCAGAAGTCAGGTAGAAGTGGTCGCCCGCGACGACCTCCTCGTGGAACGGGCCTCGGGTGAGCTCCGGCCACGGCCGGCAGTCCGCGTCGACGTCCTCGCGCCCGACGATCGTCGTGACCGGGCAGCGCAGCAGCGGCTCCATCCGGAACGCGCGGACGTAGGCGTGGAACATCCGACCGTCGCTGCGGATGTACGGCAGTACGAGTTCCTGGAAGAAGGGGTCTGCCGCCACCTCGGGATCCGTACCTCCGAGGCTGATCAGCCGTGCGATCGTCGTCGGATCGTCGTCGGGCTCCTCCTCCGTCAACTCCTCCGGCTCCGGCAGTGGAGCGTTGCGTGACCCGGAGGCGAACAGATGGGCCACCGGGATACCGTCGGTCTCCAGGTGCCGGGCCGTTTCCAGCGCCACGGCCGCGCCCATGCTGTGCCCGAAGAAGACCAGCGGACTGCCGGCCAGCGGGCGTACCGCTGCGGCGATCCGCGCGGCTAGCTGCACCAGGTCGTCCGGCGCTGGCTCGTCGATCCGCTCGGCCCGGCCGGGATAGCGGACGGCGTGCACGACGCTGTCCGGCAGATGGGCCTGCCAGTCGCGGAACATCGTCGCCGAGCCACCGGCGTGGGGGAAACAGATCAGTTGTCGTCGTGCGCCCGCCGGGGCGGAGCCGGTTTGCAGCCAGATGCGCGGGTCCACGCCGGAGGCCGTCATGCCCGCACCCGCCGGGCCCGCGCGGCTCGGGCGCGCTCCACGACCGCCTGACGCGGGTCGTCGACCGGCCCGGCATCGGTGCCACCACGTCCGATCAGCTCCGCCTGGGCTGCCACCGTGGTGTGCCGGAACAGCGCCACCACGGACGGCCGCGTCCCGGTGCGCCGCTCCAACGCGCCCTGCAGCTGGAACATGGTCAGTGAGTGGCCACCGAGGTCGAAGAAGTTGACGTCGACCGGGACGTCGGCGACCTTCAGCACCTCAGCCCATGCCGCGGCGACCTGGGCGGTGGCGCCGTCACGGGTGGGCTGAGCCGTCGGCGCCGGGGTCGGGTGTGCGGCGTACCGGCGTAGTGCCTCACGGTCCACCTTGCCGTTGACGGTGAGCGGGAACTCCGGTACGACGTGGATCCGGGCGGGCACCATGGCCGCCGGCACCTGCCGGGACAACTCCAGGCGTACGCTCTCCGCGCTCACCGCTTGATCCGCGACCACGAATGCCTCCATCGCGGTCCGCGTTTCGTCGGGCAGGACCGCAGCGTCCCGTACGCCGGGCACGGCCCGCAGCGCGGAGTCCACCGCGCCCAGTTCCACCCGGTGCCCGCGGATCTTGATCTGATCGTCGCGGCGGCCCAGGAAATCCAGCGTTCCCTCGTCGTTCCAGCGCGCCATGTCGCCGGTCCGGTACATGCGCGCGCCGGGCGTCGCGTCGAACGGGTCGGGCAGGAACGCCTTCTCTGTTGCCTCTGGTTGGCCGAGGTAGCCGTTAGCGACGCCGGCACCGCCTACGAACAGCTCGCCCTCGACGCCACGGCCGACCGGGCGCAGGTCGTCGTCCAGCACATATACCCGGCCACCGGGGATCGGACCGCCGATGCTGACCGGGGCCGGCCCGGTGAACCGCCGGTACGTGGCCCAGACGGTCGCCTCCGTCGGTCCGTACTCGTTGACCAGGTAAACCCGGGAGCCGTGCGTGGCGAAATGGCGGCGCAGGAGAGTTTCGGGCAGCGCCTCGCCAGCGGTGATGACGGTGTCCAACGACTGCAGGGCGTCCGGGCCGGCACGGTCGGCGGCGTCGAGCAGCACCGCGTACAGCGACGGGACGCAGAGCAGGTGCGTCACCCGGCGGTGACCCACCAGGCGGACCAGACGCTCCGGGTCGCGCACCTCGTCGGCTGCTGCTACGACCAGACGGCCGCCAGCGCTCAGGGTTCCCCAGATCCCGGCGATCGAGGAGTCGAAGGCCAGCGGCGAGACGAGCAGGAAGGCTGGCGCACCCGGGTAGACGAGGCGGCGGGCCGCCGTGGAAGCGGCCAGTTGGCCGTGGGTGACGAGCACACCTTTGGGTTCGCCGGTGCTCCCGGAGGTGTAGATGACATAGGCGGGATCGTCGGCTCTGGCTTCGGCCGCCGGCCCCGGCTGTGGGGCCGGCTCCGGACGGTGGGCGACCACGAGCGGCCGGCCGACCGCTCGAAGCCGTGGCTCGGTGGCCGGGCTGGTCACGACGGCGGCGACGGCGGCGTCGGCGAGAACCGCCGCCACCCGTAGGTCGGGCTGCGCAGGGTCGATCGGCACATAGGCGGCACCGGCCCGCCAGACGGCCAGGACGGCGGCCACCATGGCGACCGACGGCTCCATCACCACGGCGACGGTGTCGCGGTTGCCGACGCCTGTGGCGGTGAGCCGTGCGGCGAGAGCCGCCGCCCAATCGTCGAGGGCGCGGTAGCTGAGGCTGTCGGACTCGCCCTGCACCGCGGTGGCGTGAGGGTGGGCGCGGACGTGTTCGTCGACCGACTGGGGCAGGAGCGGCGGCGTTCCGGGAAGCGCTGCGGCCAGGCCGTGCGGCCGTGGGTCGTCCGGAGTGCGTCCTGGCCGATTTTTGGTGATCAACGGTTGGGAGGGCACTGCATACGCCATGGAACTCCCCCGATCGTCATCGGTGTGGTCTGTGTGGGCACGCACCCGAGGCTAAGCGATCTGGCAAATTTTGGCAATCTCTGACAAGCATCTGGCAAGTGCTGTACGTGATGGTGTGCCGCCCCAGGTGGAGCGGCACACCGGTGGTGGTGCGAGTCGGGTCGTGATCACGGCCAGTCGATGTCGGAGGCGACCGTCGATGGGGCCGAGGTGGCCGTATTCGCGCCCAGCGTGCCGGTCAGGGCTCCGAGGGCGAGGCAGGCGACCGCGCCGAGGGCGGCTATCCGTAGCAAGGTGGGCGAGGTGGGCGAGGTGGGTCGACGGTCGACGAGGCGTGCGGGGTTGCGATGCGACATGGTTGATTCTCCCGGTACTCGAAATGTCCGGCAGTGCGACTCCGTTGTCGTTCTGCAGCGGTCAAAGAAAAGATGAGTGTCGATGTCTTTATGAGCCTACTGTCCCTGGCTGGTTGCGACCAACCCGCCGATCCGATTTTGTAACCATGGGACCGGAGTCGACTTTTTAGACATTAGGGGTGCTGTCTGCAATCTGCAGCCAGACGCTGGCGACCCTGGCGATTCTGGCGATTAGCCGAAAGTCGGTGACTCGACCGGCTCGGAGGCGGCTACGCTGATTTTGTCGCCATCCAGAAAAAGATCATCTAGAAATGCGTTCCGGAACTTGCCCGGGAAGTCAAGGTGCCGCATCAGCTCCGCGAAGTCGGCGGCGCGCGGGTAGCCCGCGACGATGTCGGGCCCGGCCAGGGTGGTCAGCTTGGCCCAGTGCGGCCGAGCGTCGAAGGGTCGCAGCGCTTTCTCCACCTCG is a window from the Solwaraspora sp. WMMD792 genome containing:
- a CDS encoding prenyltransferase/squalene oxidase repeat-containing protein → MTNDILGIADDAMSWVETAHDATGRRGVAAGYDLRQGWQPPYPETSGYLVPTLLRAARVLDRPALAVRAREIGDWLLELQSADGAFPGGMGVDGPPVVFDVGQIIFGLLAIGDTASEAAAERAGRWLLTQQRADGAWLSHFDFPNTYSSRVSWALAELWRATGDPAILAAVRRSLHWILRQVRPDGWIDGMAFSASHTPWTHTIGYALRGLSRCADLLADDLAEQARAAADRCARRLAELDSPLYPLLPGEIGLGFEPLADYACLTGDAQMVTIWWDLHRREGDAVLAKRCEQVLARLAELQVRQPLEPAAVGALPGSFPLTGGFEPLAFPNWAAKFLADAAMNVVSAR
- a CDS encoding alpha/beta hydrolase: MTMVGSPLGPPPFDPQLAGPLRDILDGLPSMTADQISFRRELSAAGRMSDEQIRRGGAFDIEELTAAGPPGAPDISLLICRPTATPGPFPVIYHIHGGGMVAGTSRSRELDGDLDRAQELGFAVVAVEYRLAPEHPAPAGLEDCYAGLVWIAEHGAGRSLDPSRVVVSGNSAGGGLAAGVALLARDRGGPRLFGQMLQCPMLDDRCETPSGRQMDGVGLWDRTSNLTGWTALLGERRGGDVSQYVAPARADDLSGLAPMFLDVGSVEALRDEAVDYASRVWQAGGQAELHVWSGAFHSFDEWVPDATVSRGARQARVQWLRRLLTG
- a CDS encoding alpha/beta fold hydrolase; this translates as MTASGVDPRIWLQTGSAPAGARRQLICFPHAGGSATMFRDWQAHLPDSVVHAVRYPGRAERIDEPAPDDLVQLAARIAAAVRPLAGSPLVFFGHSMGAAVALETARHLETDGIPVAHLFASGSRNAPLPEPEELTEEEPDDDPTTIARLISLGGTDPEVAADPFFQELVLPYIRSDGRMFHAYVRAFRMEPLLRCPVTTIVGREDVDADCRPWPELTRGPFHEEVVAGDHFYLTSDPPFGLLRAGAAVG
- a CDS encoding non-ribosomal peptide synthetase, with protein sequence MAYAVPSQPLITKNRPGRTPDDPRPHGLAAALPGTPPLLPQSVDEHVRAHPHATAVQGESDSLSYRALDDWAAALAARLTATGVGNRDTVAVVMEPSVAMVAAVLAVWRAGAAYVPIDPAQPDLRVAAVLADAAVAAVVTSPATEPRLRAVGRPLVVAHRPEPAPQPGPAAEARADDPAYVIYTSGSTGEPKGVLVTHGQLAASTAARRLVYPGAPAFLLVSPLAFDSSIAGIWGTLSAGGRLVVAAADEVRDPERLVRLVGHRRVTHLLCVPSLYAVLLDAADRAGPDALQSLDTVITAGEALPETLLRRHFATHGSRVYLVNEYGPTEATVWATYRRFTGPAPVSIGGPIPGGRVYVLDDDLRPVGRGVEGELFVGGAGVANGYLGQPEATEKAFLPDPFDATPGARMYRTGDMARWNDEGTLDFLGRRDDQIKIRGHRVELGAVDSALRAVPGVRDAAVLPDETRTAMEAFVVADQAVSAESVRLELSRQVPAAMVPARIHVVPEFPLTVNGKVDREALRRYAAHPTPAPTAQPTRDGATAQVAAAWAEVLKVADVPVDVNFFDLGGHSLTMFQLQGALERRTGTRPSVVALFRHTTVAAQAELIGRGGTDAGPVDDPRQAVVERARAARARRVRA